The Paenibacillus yonginensis genome segment CAAAACAACGCTGCTGGCCCGATTGATCGATTACTGGCAGGAGGCCGGACTTAAGCCTGCAGTAATTATGAACGAGCTGGGAGACGTTAATCTGGACGGTCTGCTAGTCAAACAGGAGGTGCCGATGGAAGAAATGCTGGGCGGCTGTATCTGCTGCTCCATCCGCGGGGATCTTGGCGTAACCATCCATGAGCTGATCCAGCAGGAGCATCCGGATTTGATCGTTGTAGAGGCGACTGGAGCAGCCAATCCGATGGAGCTTCTGGACGGGGTGACGGAGACAGCGCTGTACATGAAGCTGGACATTAAACCGCTGATTACGGTAGTCGATTCCGCTTATCTGATGGAGCTGTTCGACCGCCAGCAAGGTAAAACCTATCGGCTTATGCAGGAGCAAATTCGCTGTGCATCCGTCCTGATTCTGAACAAAACGGATCGGCTTGAAAGCTCGCGGATGCAGGAGCTGGTGAAGCTGCTGAACCAATCCAATCCTTATGCCAGCAAGATCCCGGCTGTAAAATGCGAGGTGGATCTGAGGGAATTGCTGATTGAAGG includes the following:
- a CDS encoding CobW family GTP-binding protein, with the translated sequence MKASDDTYVTPIYILSGFLGSGKTTLLARLIDYWQEAGLKPAVIMNELGDVNLDGLLVKQEVPMEEMLGGCICCSIRGDLGVTIHELIQQEHPDLIVVEATGAANPMELLDGVTETALYMKLDIKPLITVVDSAYLMELFDRQQGKTYRLMQEQIRCASVLILNKTDRLESSRMQELVKLLNQSNPYASKIPAVKCEVDLRELLIEGEGTQRAFDHAGESQHAHRHNQSHSRFRGPSHHDPAHPSEPGQASEEHDHHHTHSHVMVHTHYLSGPVNSEAFERLVADLPRDVYRAKGVLTFSDTNNSRFLFQYAYREPDFMKITPQGDIPDVVVFIGEHFDKEELSRKLHALEAGTLSME